A region from the Rosa rugosa chromosome 6, drRosRugo1.1, whole genome shotgun sequence genome encodes:
- the LOC133714093 gene encoding CAAX prenyl protease 1 homolog isoform X2 has protein sequence MEFPFLEAVIGFMILMYIFETYLDTRQHSALKLPTLPKTLEGVISQEKFEKSRAYSLEKSHFHFVHEFVTILMDSAILFFRVLPWFWKKSGDFVVLAGLNAENEILHTLAFLAGVTMWSQITDLPFSLYSTFVVEARHGFNKQTIWLFFRDMLKGICLMAILGPPIVSAIIVIVQKGGAYLAIYLWGFMFVLSLVMMTIYPILIAPLFNKFTPLPEGPLREKIEKLASSLKFPLKKLFVVDGSTRSSHSNAYMYGFFKNKRIVLYDTLIQQCKNDEEIVAVIAHELGHWKLNHTMYSFIAVQILTLLQFGGYTLVRNSSSLFQSFGFDTQPVIIGLIIFQHTIIPVQHLVSFALNLVSRAFEFQADAFATELGYAASLRAGLVRLQEENLSAMNTDPWYSAYHYSHPPLVERLAAIDEEAKKTD, from the exons GTTTCATGATATTAATGTACATCTTTGAGACTTATCTGGATACACGGCAACATTCTGCTCTCAAGCTTCCAACACTTCCCAAAACTTTGGAAGGAGTAATCAGCCAAGAGAAGTTTGAGAAGTCACGAGCCTACAGTCTTGAAAAGAG TCATTTCCATTTTGTTCATGAGTTTGTGACAATACTGATGGATTCAGCAATTTTGTTCTTTCGGGTTTTGCCTTGGTTTTGGAAG AAATCAGGAGACTTTGTGGTTCTAGCTGGCCTAAATGCCGAAAATGAAATACTGCATACACTTGCATTTTTAGCTGGTGTAACGATGTGGTCACAG ATCACTGATTTGCCATTTTCTCTCTACTCCACATTTGTGGTTGAGGCACGTCATGGTTTCAATAAG CAAACTATATGGTTATTCTTCAGAGACATGTTGAAAGGAATTTGCCTTATGGCTATTCTTGGTCCACCTATTGTGTCTGCAATTATTGTGATTGTGCAG AAAGGAGGTGCTTACTTGGCCATTTATCTTTGGGGATTCATGTTTGTGCTCTCTCTTGTTATGATGACGATCTACCCTATTCTAATAGCTCCACTCTTTAACAAGTTTACCCCT CTTCCAGAGGGTCCGCTCAGGGAGAAAATTGAGAAGCTCGCTTCTTCCCTCAAGTTTCCATTGAAGAAGTTGTTTGTTGTTGATGGATCTACAAGGTCAAGCCATAGCAAT GCCTATATGTACGGATTTTTTAAGAACAAGAGAATTGTCCTCTATGATACATTGATTCAGCAG TGCAAAAATGATGAGGAAATTGTAGCTGTCATTGCTCATGAGCTAGGCCATTGGAAGCTTAATCACACAATGTATTCATTTATTGCGGTGCAG ATCCTTACACTTCTACAGTTTGGGGGATATACTCTAGTAAGAAATTCGAGCAGTCTGTTTCAAAGTTTTGGGTTTGACACCCAGCCAGTCATCATTGGACTCATCATATTTCAG CACACCATAATACCTGTCCAGCACCTGGTTAGCTTTGCTCTTAACCTTGTGAGCCGAGCTTTTGAATTTCAG GCTGATGCTTTTGCTACGGAGCTTGGTTATGCCGCTTCACTTCGAGCTGGTCTTGTTCGGCTACAG GAAGAGAATTTGTCTGCTATGAACACTGATCCCTGGTACTCGGCATATCACTATTCTCACCCCCCGCTTGTTGAAAGGTTAGCTGCAATTGATGAAGAGGCCAAGAAAACAGACTGA
- the LOC133715014 gene encoding probable serine/threonine-protein kinase At1g01540, which produces MSVYDAAFVNSELSKPTSIFGLHLWVVIGILVGSLIVLTLFLLSLCLTARHRHKAHKAHNNPNKLAAVPSPVISKEIQEIVHHPQPEVHVEIGKPDHRVVVFSDRASSGESKGTLNSETASFASGNVVGPEVSHLGWGRWYTLRELEAATNGLCEENVIGEGGYGIVYSGILSDGTKVAVKNLLNNRGQAEKEFKVEVEVIGRVRHKNLVRLLGYCVEGAYRMLVYEYVDNGNLDQWLHGDVGEVSPLTWDIRMNIILGTAKGLAYLHEGLEPKVVHRDVKSSNILVDRQWHPKVSDFGLAKLLCSENSYVTTRVMGTFGYVAPEYACTGMLNEKSDVYSFGILIMEIITGRNPVDYGRPKGEVNLVEWLKNMVGDRKAEEVVDPKLPEMPASKALKRALLVALRCVDPDATKRPKMGHVIHMLEADDLLFREERRPGRDTSRSDPDYRRENHVGMKMGDKDKHLSEGTSDTSEGDSGRNHNQPTRWR; this is translated from the exons ATGTCAGTGTACGACGCGGCGTTCGTGAACTCGGAGCTCTCGAAACCCACTTCCATCTTCGGCCTCCATCTCTGGGTCGTCATCGGAATCCTCGTCGGCTCTCTGATAGTCCTGaccctcttcctcctctccctcTGCCTCACCGCCCGCCACCGCCACAAGGCCCACAAAGCCCACAACAACCCCAACAAGCTCGCCGCCGTGCCCAGCCCAGTAATCTCTAAAGAAATCCAGGAAATCGTCCACCACCCCCAGCCGGAAGTCCACGTCGAGATCGGCAAGCCCGACCACCGCGTCGTCGTGTTCTCCGACCGCGCCTCCAGCGGCGAGAGCAAGGGGACTCTGAACAGCGAAACGGCGTCGTTTGCGAGCGGCAACGTGGTGGGTCCCGAGGTTTCGCATCTGGGGTGGGGGAGGTGGTACACTTTGAGAGAGCTGGAGGCTGCGACTAATGGGTTGTGTGAAGAAAATGTGATTGGAGAAGGTGGGTATGGGATTGTGTACAGTGGGATTCTCAGTGACGGGACTAAGGTCGCTGTTAAGAACTTGTTGAATAACAG GGGTCAAGCTGAGAAGGAATTTAAAGTGGAGGTGGAAGTAATTGGGCGTGTGAGACATAAAAATCTTGTGAGGTTGCTCGGATACTGTGTTGAAGGTGCATACAG GATGCTTGTGTATGAGTATGTTGACAATGGCAATCTGGATCAATGGCTTCATGGGGATGTTGGTGAAGTCAGCCCTCTAACGTGGGATATTCGAATGAATATTATATTGGGAACCGCAAAAGG GTTGGCCTATCTTCATGAGGGTCTTGAACCAAAGGTTGTTCATCGTGATGTAAAATCTAGCAACATACTAGTTGATCGCCAATGGCATCCCAAGGTGTCTGATTTCGGGCTTGCCAAGCTCTTGTGCTCTGAGAATAGTTATGTGACGACTCGAGTGATGGGAACATTTGG CTATGTTGCACCAGAGTATGCTTGCACCGGAATGTTGAATGAGAAGAGTGATGTATATAGCTTTGGAATACTTATAATGGAGATAATAACCGGGAGAAACCCTGTTGATTATGGTCGGCCAAAAGGAGAG GTGAATCTAGTTGAATGGTTAAAAAACATGGTTGGAGACCGAAAAGCTGAGGAAGTAGTTGATCCTAAGTTGCCTGAGATGCCTGCTTCAAAAGCACTTAAACGTGCTCTGCTGGTTGCTCTTCGATGTGTTGATCCTGATGCCACAAAAAGGCCAAAAATGGGACATGTGATCCACATGCTGGAGGCTGATGACTTGCTATTCCGTGAA GAAAGGCGACCAGGGAGAGATACATCCCGTTCAGATCCCGATTATCGACGGGAGAATCATGTTGGTATGAAGATGGGTGATAAAGATAAACACTTGAGTGAAGGGACTTCCGATACTAGTGAAGGTGATAGTGGTAGGAACCATAATCAACCTACAAGGTGGAGATAA
- the LOC133713652 gene encoding mitogen-activated protein kinase homolog MMK2 has protein sequence MDISTASGADHNIRGVPTHGGRYVQYNVYGNLFEVSRKYVPPIRPVGRGAYGIVCAAVNAETHEEVAIKKIGNAFDNRIDAKRTLREIKLLRHMDHENVIAIKDIIRPPQKENFNDVYIVYELMDTDLHQIIRSNQTLTDDHCRYFLYQLLRGLKYVHSASVLHRDLKPSNLLMNANCDLKIGDFGLARTTSETDFMTEYVVTRWYRAPELLLNCSEYTAAIDIWSVGCILGEIMTRRPLFPGKDYVHQLRLITELIGSPDDSSLGFLRSDNARRYVRQLPQYAKKDFSVGFPNMSAGAVDLLEKMLIFDPNRRITVDEALCHPYLAPLHDINEEPVCPSPFSFDFEQPSFSEENIKELIWRESVKFNPDPIQ, from the exons ATGGACATCAGCACTGCCTCAGGAGCTGACCACAACATCAGAGGGGTACCCACCCACGGCGGCCGGTACGTTCAGTACAATGTGTATGGGAATCTCTTTGAGGTTTCCAGGAAGTATGTGCCTCCTATAAGGCCAGTTGGGAGAGGCGCCTATGGTATTGTTTG TGCTGCTGTGAACGCTGAGACTCATGAGGAGGTTGCCATTAAGAAGATTGGTAATGCATTTGACAACAGAATAGACGCCAAAAGGACTTTACGAGAAATTAAACTTCTTCGGCACATGGATCATGAAAAT GTTATTGCCATTAAAGACATCATAAGGCCTCCACAGAAGGAGAACTTCAATGATGTTTACATTGTTTATGAATTAATGGACACCGACCTTCATCAGATAATACGCTCCAACCAAACTTTGACTGATGACCATTGCCGG TACTTTCTGTATCAGTTGTTACGAGGGCTCAAATATGTACATTCAGCAAGTGTTTTGCATCGTGATTTGAAGCCCAGCAATTTGCTCATGAATGCAAATTGTGATCTCAAGATTGGTGATTTTGGGCTTGCAAGGACAACATCTGAAACTGATTTCATGACCGAATATGTTGTTACTCGTTGGTACCGTGCTCCAGAGTTGCTCCTTAATTGCTCAGAGTACACTGCAGCAATTGATATATGGTCTGTAGGTTGCATTCTAGGTGAAATCATGACCAGACGGCCCCTATTCCCTGGAAAAGATTATGTGCATCAGCTGAGACTCATTACAGAG CTAATAGGTTCACCTGATGATTCAAGCCTTGGATTTTTACGAAGTGATAATGCCCGAAGATATGTTCGACAACTACCTCAGTATGCAAAGAAGGACTTCTCCGTTGGATTTCCTAATATGTCTGCTGGTGCTGTTGATTTGCTAGAGAAGATGCTTATCTTTGACCCAAACAGGCGCATTACAG TTGATGAGGCTCTTTGCCACCCATACTTGGCACCTCTTCATGATATCAATGAGGAGCCTGTCTGCCCAAGTCCTTTCAGTTTTGACTTTGAGCAACCATCGTTTTCTGAAGAGAACATCAAGGAACTCATATGGAGAGAGTCGGTAAAGTTCAATCCAGATCCAATTCAGTGA
- the LOC133714093 gene encoding CAAX prenyl protease 1 homolog isoform X1: MEFPFLEAVIGFMILMYIFETYLDTRQHSALKLPTLPKTLEGVISQEKFEKSRAYSLEKSHFHFVHEFVTILMDSAILFFRVLPWFWKKSGDFVVLAGLNAENEILHTLAFLAGVTMWSQITDLPFSLYSTFVVEARHGFNKQTIWLFFRDMLKGICLMAILGPPIVSAIIVIVQKGGAYLAIYLWGFMFVLSLVMMTIYPILIAPLFNKFTPLPEGPLREKIEKLASSLKFPLKKLFVVDGSTRSSHSNAYMYGFFKNKRIVLYDTLIQQCKNDEEIVAVIAHELGHWKLNHTMYSFIAVQILTLLQFGGYTLVRNSSSLFQSFGFDTQPVIIGLIIFQHTIIPVQHLVSFALNLVSRAFEFQADAFATELGYAASLRAGLVRLQEENLSAMNTDPWYSAYHYSHPPLVERLAAIDEEAKKTD; encoded by the exons ATGGAGTTCCCCTTCCTCGAAGCTGTGATTg GTTTCATGATATTAATGTACATCTTTGAGACTTATCTGGATACACGGCAACATTCTGCTCTCAAGCTTCCAACACTTCCCAAAACTTTGGAAGGAGTAATCAGCCAAGAGAAGTTTGAGAAGTCACGAGCCTACAGTCTTGAAAAGAG TCATTTCCATTTTGTTCATGAGTTTGTGACAATACTGATGGATTCAGCAATTTTGTTCTTTCGGGTTTTGCCTTGGTTTTGGAAG AAATCAGGAGACTTTGTGGTTCTAGCTGGCCTAAATGCCGAAAATGAAATACTGCATACACTTGCATTTTTAGCTGGTGTAACGATGTGGTCACAG ATCACTGATTTGCCATTTTCTCTCTACTCCACATTTGTGGTTGAGGCACGTCATGGTTTCAATAAG CAAACTATATGGTTATTCTTCAGAGACATGTTGAAAGGAATTTGCCTTATGGCTATTCTTGGTCCACCTATTGTGTCTGCAATTATTGTGATTGTGCAG AAAGGAGGTGCTTACTTGGCCATTTATCTTTGGGGATTCATGTTTGTGCTCTCTCTTGTTATGATGACGATCTACCCTATTCTAATAGCTCCACTCTTTAACAAGTTTACCCCT CTTCCAGAGGGTCCGCTCAGGGAGAAAATTGAGAAGCTCGCTTCTTCCCTCAAGTTTCCATTGAAGAAGTTGTTTGTTGTTGATGGATCTACAAGGTCAAGCCATAGCAAT GCCTATATGTACGGATTTTTTAAGAACAAGAGAATTGTCCTCTATGATACATTGATTCAGCAG TGCAAAAATGATGAGGAAATTGTAGCTGTCATTGCTCATGAGCTAGGCCATTGGAAGCTTAATCACACAATGTATTCATTTATTGCGGTGCAG ATCCTTACACTTCTACAGTTTGGGGGATATACTCTAGTAAGAAATTCGAGCAGTCTGTTTCAAAGTTTTGGGTTTGACACCCAGCCAGTCATCATTGGACTCATCATATTTCAG CACACCATAATACCTGTCCAGCACCTGGTTAGCTTTGCTCTTAACCTTGTGAGCCGAGCTTTTGAATTTCAG GCTGATGCTTTTGCTACGGAGCTTGGTTATGCCGCTTCACTTCGAGCTGGTCTTGTTCGGCTACAG GAAGAGAATTTGTCTGCTATGAACACTGATCCCTGGTACTCGGCATATCACTATTCTCACCCCCCGCTTGTTGAAAGGTTAGCTGCAATTGATGAAGAGGCCAAGAAAACAGACTGA
- the LOC133714533 gene encoding protein BPS1, chloroplastic — protein sequence MSRPQVPHRPFFHFGNPFRMISPKGSQMTPNLSALLNTFEETLAGRLRKLNPKDNNDVLSLSWMKLAMESLCGTHNDIKTLIAEIDLPVSAWDEKWIDVYLDISVKLLDICIVFSSEIARLNQGHLFLQFVLHNLNSASSKQFIRARSSVDDWKNHIASKNPRVENCSTILDKLVESLDLPKVKNSAKGKLLMRAMYGVKVLTVSVCSVFAAAFSGSASKLLDLNVAETYMWAQAFNDLQSNVNGEIRNVLSSGRVTVLKELEAVDGIVKHLYPMIQDGVALAEEEAFKNSTSDLERKAQNLSQGLDLLTKEVDGFFQILLTGRDALLSKLRSGGAVSDRMLMGNVEGQVVR from the coding sequence ATGAGTCGTCCACAGGTCCCGCACCGACCTTTCTTCCATTTTGGAAATCCTTTCCGGATGATTTCGCCAAAGGGTTCTCAAATGACTCCGAACCTTTCTGCACTGCTGAACACTTTTGAGGAAACATTGGCTGGGAGGTTGAGAAAGCTCAACCCAAAAGATAACAATGATGTCCTTAGCTTGTCATGGATGAAATTGGCAATGGAGTCGCTTTGTGGAACTCATAATGACATAAAAACTCTCATAGCTGAGATTGATCTTCCCGTGAGTGCCTGGGATGAGAAGTGGATTGATGTGTACTTGGACATCAGTGTAAAGTTGCTCGATATATGCATTGTATTCAGCTCTGAGATCGCACGCTTAAACCAGGGGCATTTGTTTCTTCAGTTTGTGTTGCATAATTTGAATTCAGCCTCTTCGAAGCAATTTATTCGTGCCCGTTCTTCAGTTGATGACTGGAAGAATCATATTGCTTCGAAGAACCCCAGGGTTGAGAACTGTAGCACCATTTTGGACAAGCTTGTGGAATCACTGGATCTACCAAAGGTTAAGAACTCAGCAAAAGGGAAACTTTTAATGCGTGCTATGTATGGAGTGAAGGTGTTGACAGTATCTGTTTGTAGTGTCTTTGCCGCAGCCTTTTCTGGTTCTGCAAGCAAGTTGTTAGATTTGAATGTTGCCGAGACATATATGTGGGCACAAGCATTTAATGACTTACAGAGTAATGTAAATGGGGAAATTAGAAATGTACTTTCTAGTGGTAGGGTTACGGTACTGAAAGAGCTGGAAGCAGTTGATGGTATTGTGAAGCACTTGTATCCTATGATCCAAGATGGCGTGGCCCtcgcagaagaagaagcattcAAGAATTCTACTTCAGATTTAGAAAGGAAGGCACAGAATCTTTCCCAAGGACTTGATCTTCTGACCAAGGAAGTGGATGGGTTTTTCCAAATCCTTTTGACTGGACGCGATGCCTTGCTTTCTAAGCTGAGATCAGGTGGAGCAGTCTCTGACCGGATGCTGATGGGAAATGTAGAAGGGCAGGTTGTGAGGTGA